A single region of the Arsenicicoccus dermatophilus genome encodes:
- a CDS encoding acyltransferase family protein → MIAPRPTRLPALDGMRALGALMVLTTHVAFASGDAMRGPYGGLLARLDAGVPIFFVVSGLLLTRPHARTWVGAASVADTARARDWRSYARHRLLRVLPAAWLAVLASALLLPAGLGRAPYLRIATLTQVYSPQPSVPGLTQMWSLATEGAFYLVLPLAVLLLARLGSVRRILLALAATPLVAVVWTVLTHDRLSGTPNLWLPGYVGWFGAGMALAVWREARLAGVLPRTGVDELAAHPGTVWALAGATYLLLSTLVAGPLGLTPATAMEAVVKTTGYTVLGVLAVLPCVAPGREQPGGVVSVLGGRVAQLLGDVSYGVFCYHLVVLGLVQRALGHRPFSGDGPLLWVLTVAVTLPVAWASHRWLERPILRWARRRDLAVPAAPAAPGSSDSASTGDNGSAWSSAGRVG, encoded by the coding sequence GTGATCGCACCCCGCCCCACGCGCCTGCCCGCCCTCGACGGGATGCGGGCGCTCGGCGCGCTCATGGTGCTGACCACCCACGTCGCGTTCGCGAGCGGTGACGCGATGCGCGGGCCGTACGGCGGGCTCCTGGCGCGCCTGGACGCGGGGGTGCCGATCTTCTTCGTGGTGTCCGGGCTGCTGCTGACCCGCCCCCACGCCCGCACGTGGGTCGGGGCGGCGTCGGTCGCCGACACCGCCCGGGCCCGGGACTGGCGCAGCTATGCCCGCCACCGGCTGCTGCGGGTGCTGCCCGCGGCCTGGCTCGCGGTGCTGGCCTCCGCCCTGCTGCTGCCCGCCGGTCTGGGCCGCGCGCCCTACCTGCGCATCGCCACCCTGACCCAGGTCTACTCGCCGCAGCCGTCCGTCCCCGGGCTGACCCAGATGTGGAGCCTGGCGACGGAGGGCGCCTTCTACCTCGTGCTGCCGCTCGCGGTCCTGCTGCTCGCGCGGCTCGGGTCGGTGCGGCGGATCCTGCTCGCGCTGGCGGCGACCCCGCTGGTGGCAGTGGTGTGGACCGTGCTCACCCACGACCGCCTGAGCGGGACGCCCAACCTCTGGCTCCCGGGCTACGTCGGCTGGTTCGGGGCCGGGATGGCGCTGGCCGTATGGCGAGAGGCACGCCTCGCGGGCGTCCTGCCCCGCACCGGCGTCGACGAGCTGGCTGCGCACCCGGGGACCGTGTGGGCGCTGGCGGGGGCCACCTACCTGCTGCTGTCGACGCTGGTGGCCGGTCCCCTCGGGCTGACCCCGGCGACCGCGATGGAGGCCGTGGTCAAGACGACGGGCTACACGGTGCTCGGGGTGCTGGCCGTGCTGCCCTGCGTGGCTCCGGGGCGGGAGCAGCCCGGGGGCGTGGTGTCGGTGCTGGGCGGGCGGGTCGCGCAGCTGCTGGGCGACGTGTCGTACGGCGTCTTCTGCTATCACCTGGTCGTGCTCGGGCTGGTGCAGCGGGCCCTCGGGCACCGGCCGTTCTCGGGGGACGGGCCGCTGCTGTGGGTCCTCACGGTGGCGGTCACGCTGCCGGTGGCGTGGGCGAGCCACCGCTGGCTGGAGCGGCCGATCCTGCGGTGGGCCCGCCGGCGCGACCTGGCCGTGCCCGCCGCGCCCGCCGCGCCGGGCAGCTCCGACAGCGCCTCGACGGGCGACAACGGGTCCGCCTGGTCATCGGCAGGGCGTGTCGGCTAG